Sequence from the Triplophysa rosa linkage group LG22, Trosa_1v2, whole genome shotgun sequence genome:
CGGTGTGCCTAGCAGTGTTTTTTCcaataatcatacatttttgtatgactCACATCTTACAAatttatatgaattagccacctcgtaaaacagTTACGAATTCTTGTGAGATCAGGCTGAGATTTTTGAGAATTAATAGTGACCAAAATTCCTGTGAATTATTGCTATGATCTGTTTTTGTATCGCTAGACCTGCGTAACAAAATCCAACAAGCAAAATAACAGCATAGAGGTCTGGAACGatatgaggatgagtaaacatTCACAGAAATTTAATTTCCGGGTGTTTCTTTATTATGTGCAGGAACATCTCTCACAACCCTTCACTCCACATTCATGCCAGTCACTTCGTTCACCTGATCCAACTTCAGTCTCTGTGAGTATCATCTTTGCCTTACCTGCCCTTCAAAGAATGTCTTGTAAGGCACTTTTAGTAGGTGCGAGATGAAATACAACgttcatttgtgtttaaaacagAAGTCTGGAGGGCATCGAAATACCAGATATACAGACCAAGATGTTTCTTCCAATGGGGAACATGTCACACATGTGTGTACTACCTTCTGTTGTGTGATCTGTTTATTCATCTGCATAAACAGGATGTTCAGGTGGTGatctgtttttgtcttttttagatattttaagGATTTTCAGTACTGTTCCTATGCCCCACATGTTCGGAAATGTAAACCCAACACAGATGGAATTTCATCTGTTGAAGACCTGTTAGCCAGCCTGGTCCTGCGGGTGTCCGTGTGGGTTATGGCCTTCATCACCTGCTTAGGGAATCTCTTTGTTATAGGAATGCGCTCATTCATTAGAGCGGAGAACAACTTGCATGCAGCCTGCATCAAAGTCCTGTGTTGTGAGTCACTCGCACACACTCATATATTACGCTCTCATCTACCAGTAACACTCTCGTAAAAGTCCATATGGCCAAAATGGAAATCGCTCCAGAAAAGTTTGGCCAGACATGCAGCAGGAACAAAAAAGAGATTTTCCTGGAAGGAAATGTGCGGTCTAATGGTAAAGCCTTTATGAATGGGTAGCGATAAAGCCAAGGGTAACAATAGCATAGAGAATTTAtctaaataatgaaaattgACAGTAAGATGTTATGATTTGATTTgcttttgtgtctgtgtgtatctgtgtgtgatTGATTGTTAGTTCTTGTGTGTGTTTCCATAATCCTATTAGGtggcagctctttgtctgttgtGCTAGTCCtctaaataatattataaatttgttgaatgtatttaatttatttaatgggTATGGTAACAGGCTGTTCCGCGACTCTATCACTTCCTGATGTACTGCAGTAAATTTATCACAGATGTATTTTGTCCGGGCGTCAAGATGAGCACACGGATAGATGCCTGATTTCACAAGATTAAACAATGATGGCCATTCACAAGCACACCATAGGCAAGACAACTTTATTTCACACTTGACTAGAAAATTGTGATTTCAACCTTTTTAATCTACAGCCCTTTGCTTGGCAGGATAACACACTATAATCTGTATAATGTCTCTAACTAACCTTTGGCTATaccattttattaaaattttgtCAACAAACTACCGAATTTCAAATCAGTTGAATAACTTCGTAtcaactaaaataatatattaaatagaaaatatatatcttttatttaataaatatcttttatttttatagaaaattaaaaaaataattgagaGGTTTGATGGTTTCAttaggcagacagacagatgcattgatctctttaaaatctctttgtagtgttttattatatttaataaataaaatttcattttattaatgtaGTTGAAATAATTCTCGATTTTCCAAAATGCCATTATGATTGAATGTCAAACTGCATTGTTCAGTAAAAATGTCAGATGTGATCAGTTTTCTTATCTTATAATCATTTCACGGTTTAGTATCTGGCCGAACTTTCGTGAACTTCCATGATGTTCCATAAAGATCCAAAGTTTCTCAACCGTTCAGTGTATTCCCATAATGTGCAGTCCTGGAGCAGTCGTGAGACCTCAGAATATTTTTATTGAAGTTAAGGAAGAATGAtacgtttatacattttttccagAATCAAATTCACTAGTCTTGTAAGCCTTCGTGACAGCTGGAGAAATCTGGAGCTTCCTTCTGACTTTTTTTGAACAACAAGGAAATAAGCAGCGGTCAAATATTTCACATCACAGCCGGCAAGAAAATTCCTAAAACAAACTGGCAACCAATTTCACACTGCAGAAACTTCTGGTCAAACCGTGTCCTTGTTTTTATATTGGTACTTAGCAACAGAGTTGTTGTTGTCAAAgttaacatacaataaaaaaactgatgCAGCGGAGATGGTCACTTTCATTCtgaatttaatttttaaaaagttatttacTTTTATATAGTAACAACCAACGTGTTTCAATTAAATATTAGACCTGAAACAGCCACCCTGCTATTAGTacagttttatgtttatttattttttgaagtgTTGCTTTTTATGTGAAGCTTTCGATTGATGACACTTCTTGTTAAGAAAGCTGAGCCACCGTAATGcaaaattcaatttaatttattgttattgtattgtattgtatggtTTTAAATTTGCATTGTTCATCTTTCCAAACTGGCAGAATTATGGAAGAAGGAAGCAAATAAACAtacttgatttaaaaaaaatacattattctGATGGATTTTCTTTAATGTGTTCAGTTGCAGACTGTCTGATGGGAGTCTATCTGTTCTTCCTGGGGGTGTTTGATGTGAAATTCCGGGGTGAATATAACCGCAACGCTCTCATCTGGATGGACAGCATGGAATGTCGAACTATTGGCTTTCTTGCTATGCTTTCCTCGGAAGTATCTGTTCTCCTTCTTACCTACCTGACACTGGAGAAATTCCTAGTCATCGTTTTCCCATTTATCCATCTGCGACCAGGAAAGATGCAGACAGGGTTGGTTCTGGCCTTCATTTGGATTCTGGGATTTGTAATCGCAGCTGTTCCCTTGCTAAATGAAGACCTCTTTGGGAACTATTATGGGAGAAATGGAGTTTGTTTCCCTCTGCACTCTGATAGGCTGGAAAAACCCACAGCCAAAGCATACTCCACAGGAATATTTCTCGGTTTGACATCTTACTGTCTTTTCACTGATTTGATTttgataaattatttaataaagtgcATTTATTCTGAAATAATACTTATAAATCGAATGAACTGTTAACGTAATCTGATGTGTAAGAATTTAATCTGTTTAATGCGTGTCCTGAaatgtgtattatttattcacagGTCTAAATCTGGTGGCCTTCTTGGTGATTGTAGTTTCCTATTCCAGCATGTTCTGTTCCATTTATAAAACAGGCATCAATGCCACAGATGTGCGCAGTCGGCTGCACAAAGACGTTGCCGTGGCAAACCGCTTTTTCTTTATTGTGTTCTCTGACGCTCTCTGCTGGATACCCATATTCTTGGTCAAAACCCTTTCTCTGCTAAAAGTTGAAATACCAGGTATACGCATATATATGCTTTATATAGCCAATGAAGCCCCAAATTGTTttgtcaccaacattcttcaaaatatcttttgttttctgcacaagaaagaaagtcatacagatttggaatgacatcagggtgaataaatgatgaaagaattttcacttttgttataaaaatataaacaaatcttCACAATAGTACTGGGAATGAATCAGTTACTTCCAGTGTGTGAAACACAATGAATGTAAGTTGACATCATGCTTTATGTTTATCTACGCAGGAACAATAAACTCCTGGGTGGTGATCTTTATTCTGCCTATCAACAGTGCCCTGAACCCCATCCTTTACACCCTGACCACCAGCTTCTTCCGAGAGCAGGTGGAGGTCCTTCTTTGTCGCTGGCAGCGTCGATCCGCATCTAAGAAGGACCGTAAGAGTCTCACCAGCTCCACCATCTACGTGGAGACCCCTCGAAATGCAGAATACCCAGCAAAAATGACAGTGCAGTGGTCGTCTTTGGCAGATATGGATAACCAGTATGGGTGAATAAGCAGTTGAGCGTCAAAGTATAGGCCTGTCATAATCATTATCTTCATTCAGAACAGTGAATGATGACTTTACCTGGAAAATTCCCTTCTAAACGGGTTCCAGTATGGAAAGCTGCTCCTTTTAGACATGTGGCTCTAGTTGCCTTTTTATGCCAGATACAAGCGCTGAACCCCTCCAGCATGCCCTCGCAAACCCATCATATCTGGTTCACAGGCCTCGAGTTGGGCTGTTCTTCATCTCAGAAGCTtttgaaagagaaaagaaaagtctacaaaaacaaggcacaaaactgacagtattttctgtaattttctgTAAATCCTCTTTGAGGATTCAAAAAGAGACTATAACAATGTTGTTTACACAAGGACAGACGGGACGGATTTGGAGATTGATTTTAATGAGTTAtttgtaatgtacagtaaaggGAATTTATGATAGCTTTGCTTATGATAGCAACTCACTTAGGGCTATGGTAATGACATTCTCATTTAATAGTTGGATGTTACTGGCATTCCTTTTTTAAACATAGAATAACAGAAGCATGCAATCGAGAAAAAAGAGGAGCATATCATTCAGATTCAGCTGTATAAAACTACAAagattttgtttgttctttgtcattttttacaacAATGCaacagcattttatttttttattcatctaGACTATTTataagtttgtttttttacacatccaaaGATATGAACAAATAATAATGTTAACATAAAAGCCTCAATTGACAATCTGGAGGCATCCATCATACCATAGACACCACCAAACCATATATTTTGTAAGACTTCAGTCAAGGCTTAGACCATttttgtgcttgtgtgtttttaaatgatgttatgtGTATCACACATAAAACAGATTCCATTGTatgcttttgtaaaaaaaaactgttactgTGTGTAAACAGCACACGATATGCTAGATAAACACAATTTAGCATTACCCAAAGATAAATGTAAGTTCTTGGTATCGAGCTTTTAGACCATCTGTACTACCCGATTGAAGACgtaatttacattacattttagatTGGATTGGGAGAGAAAAACCTAGTCGAAGTCAGTTTTGATGAAGTTGTGCTTTTTGAAAAGAAACCTCCATTAAACACGTAACATTTGACGCCTTTGTCTCGGTTGTTGGCTACTGTGCACCTGTCAGTATTCAGCAGCATCCTTACAAGTGCTCCAGAGCCTAATGGATGGAGAGGAACAGACGGACGTGCATCGCAGCCAATCAGCGATCTCAATTTCTCCCGTTGGCTAAATCCCTTCGCTCCGATTGGTCGCTAAGGGCGGAGCCGCACCATCCTCAGCCTTCTTCTTTTGCTGCCAGTCGATGCATGATACCAATGAAGTGAAAATAGCACGATTCAGCGACGACGCTCGGATGAAGATATGAACATATAGACTACTAGAGAGAAACACGCGAGGTATGGTATTTTTGTTTAACGTTTTTAGGACATACAGTGTGATCATGTTTTCAGCGCGGTTTCGTTCGCTAAACCGTTTATAAATTGACTGTGAAGCTCTGAGGAAGGCCAGACTGCCGACAGATTGTGTTCGTATAGCATGTGATAACACGGTCAAAACACAACCGAATTCAGCATCATTTTGTCCCGCTTAAATATCGGAGGAGTTTTGTGTGGTCTGAATGGTTGACATCGACGCTGTAGGTTTGCGAATCTGAATGAATGCAATGCACAAGTAATGACGTCTCCTGTGTGATTATAGAAACAATGTAACGGCAGACTCACTGGGTGTACATCCAAACAACACGCTTACTGTAGCAGATTTAGACTCGGATATGATTCGCCAAAATTCCCCCAAAATACTAATATATCAACAAAAGGTAGAAACAGTAGACAGGTTTTGATACACGGCTAATACAAACACGCAGCATCACTGTCGAGTTTGAGctcttaaatttttattttacctccaggaaaatgtgattttgtgtccTGTTTGGCAACAATCGCGTCCTTCCACTTTGTCTCAGATTCGTATCGAACATTTTTCATTGTTCGTGTTACTGTctgtatacagtgtttatttaGGCATTCAGTGCTATACTTGTGATATTGATGTAATATGCGTGACATGAATACTGTAATGTTCAGTGATAAAGTGATACGGTAGCATAAATACTATCTTAACTTAAAGACGAAAATTTTTAGCTATATAGATCTTTTCACAGTTTTACATTGTTGCAAAGCcacttcacagaaaaaatagttTAGCTTAGAACAGTGAAGACAAGTAAaacagttaaataaataaaataaataagctttacagaaaatacaatGCATCTTAAAATAGTGGAGAAATTATATAATGATAATCTCTATATAGACATTATATTATACACACTGTATAGAAATGATATAACCTTAATTATACAAGGAATTTTATGGTGTATAGTAGATCTTGGATCTTTGTTTCCTATAAGGCACTTATTTATTTGACCTGCAGTACGTTTTATGTCAATGCATTTTCTTACAATAtcatgtttcatgtttgttttgaccagtggttctcaaactgggggccgttcaaaaagatggatccagggggccacaggtttgtggcattttatgaaaataagattataagaaaaaaatattatatgaaATTTATCCAAAATTATATCCAATAAAACATGAGAAAAATAAGATCACCAACCAAAAAAATTGATGTTCGAACGTCctgcattgtataactgaattatgttttttggtttaattaaaattctaagtttaagattctAAGTCTTTATTTGCGGCACCcgctacacaaagggggccatacaatgaaaagtttgagaaccactggtttagacAATTGTTTTAACAATTCATCCATTTTCACCTGTAGTTCTAACTTCTAACAAAAGTGGACAACGTGTTTGGGTTGCTTCATTGTTAGGATACACGTGTGTTTATTCAAGggtatgtaaatatttacattgagTTTCTGAATCCGATTTGTGATGTGATTGTGTAGTTTTACCATATGTTagactgaaatgtttttatggTCATACAGATAAATGATATAAGACAGGGCGGACTTATTCAAAACCTAGAATAGGCTGCACTGTTCTGCCATTACTTTGTTGGATTTGAGGTTGCACTCACTTGGCTTTTCTACACAAAGAGGTTTGTTTAtcagtgtgtgggtgtgtttatCATAGATTGTTTGATGTTGTAATTGGGATGTCATCCCATAGGGATGAATGATGTGTGCAGTCAGTGAAGAGAACTCCTGTACAACTggaaaatacattaaatactGTAACTATTATGAATCTTTAAAAGCATTTTCCCATTTATGCCCAATTTATGTAAAACAGAATACTTAGGTGTGCTTTGTGAGATTAAGTGTGCATTAcatctatttttgtttttataaactgtgtttttacactgcaaaaattGCAGTTGTGTTCTGTAGTAGTACTTCCTATAGCACTGTAGCACATCTCTGAAATAAGCAGATGCTTTTACAGTTACTGTTGCAAAGAGGTTTGACCAAGGGCCCTGGAGACATTACATAACCACAACCAATAGGTGTGTGGGTGCTTATAGAATTTAATAGAACAGCTTCTGGTAAACTAACACTGTACACTAACAACCAAACACTGCCTCTGTCCGTCTATCTGTTTAACTAAAATTATTTTCCTCTTTGCTGATTCAGTGGTGGCTATTTTCAAAGCTCTAGTAGAATACACtcaaattatgaaaaaataagGGACACCATAGCAACACTGcattgtgttttctttacatcactcactctctctccagcAAAATGATGCACACCCACTCACTGATATTGTAGtgctttatttcttttgatCACTGAATTATAAATTGAATtataaagattttaaagttttatagatttctgtatattgtatatagtGAGTATTGAGGATGTTTTATTATACTGTCCAAAAATAGGAGGACGTTGTGTTCTGTCAACTGAACTATAGAGGGCGCCCTCATACATCTTACAGCATGCCTCGAGctttatggcccggtttcatagacacagcttagtttaaaccaggactatgccttagttgaatttagatatttatgtcgcttttataaaaatgccttagaagaaaacattactggtgtgcatctcgaaacaaaacaatggcaagatatattttaagacaattctgtgcaagttatattcagttaagacaggtcacacgttcattttagtctggggactagccttaagcctaaatgttttaaatgacaagggTGCTGGTTTTTAAGGTTGCTTCTTTATTCAACATTCTTTACTTTTATCTCACAGTTAAAACTAAAACGCCAATTAAAATACTTTCTTCTGACTCTTCATATCTTTTCTGGAGCTCAGTTTCTAAAATACATTTCCACTTTGCTTTAGTGGCATTTAACTGAAGATGTTTTTGAAACGTGAGACTCGTAATGCAAAAGGCATTATGTAATTTGTTGGTAAGAGAGTTTAAATCAATAGAAGTGCTTTTCCAAGCACCTCTGAGATTAAACAGACATCTCAAAACATTGTGACTGACTGTGGATATTTCAGTAGATTGAAAGGCTTGTAAATATTAACACATGAGGACGTCACCAGCAATTCCTTGTTTGCACATCCTACAGTGTCTTTCCCTTCTGAAGAGTGTGTCCATGTTGGCGGCCCTCTCATGGAAAATCTGACCTAACTGCCATCTGAGGAATGTGATATCTGAAGATCATTGGCGAGTGAATAAACGTTAACCCTCCCTTGTAGAGTCTGGAGTTCTAGATCTGCAGTAATTAGGCCGCACCAATTAAATGTGCTATTTTTGGGACGGGTCGTCAGTATTTGCAGTCTTCTTTGTATTAAAAACGGCACACATTTTTTTGGGTGCGATAATGAGTTTTCATACTTGCGTGTCCTTAgcatctgtatgtttttttatatgtttattggtacatttattcTGATGTGCGTGTCTGTCTGCAATACAGGTTTTTTAGTTTGATGAGGGCTGTATACTGATTAgctttttcacatttgtttaTCTGCAAACAATGTTTGGGTGTGTGACCAGGTCTCATGTCAGTGTGCATTCTGTTTGGCCCTTGTTATGTTTGCCATTCAGGCTttatgacaacacaaaagagggCGACAATTCGATTAAGCCTTTTGTTTGTCTGTCAGTGTCAACGTGTTGTTCAATGTGGTTCTACACgtgtgttattgtgtgtgttcGGTGTAGATCCCAGCTCTGAAATGTCATTTATGTGGTCCAACTGGGACAACATGCATCACGCAATTTGTATTGCATAGTGTATTGCTTGTGCAACATTCACCATTATAATGTTAGGGTAGTTACCACTTACCAGCCCAATACTTTGTTAGGGTGGATAGTGTTAGATGGTTGCCCTCCTCTCTGTATTTATGCTATTCTGGATCCTAAATATGTCTGTGGTAAATCTGTGTTATTTGTTACTGTTTTATGGTCCACCAGCAAAAATCATAAGCTCAGTTATTTAGTAATTGTTTGGAAATAGCACATTTCTCCTTAAACACCCCCCTTTGATTTGATATATTCGTGTTTTTGGAACAAATGTTGCAAGACAAGCCGTTCAAATATGCAATAGTAAACAATTCGTTTTTACAATATAACTTACAACAAACATCAAGTTTGTATTTGGgaaattccgtgaaaatgtcaacattACCATGAAAAAtttaagtttttaccaaaggtctACTATACTTACTAtgaacatttggtggttcaaatacccatgtgagttcaagtttttaaagcatgtatttgttttatttttagtgcatggaTTTTCATAGTTAGTTAAGTGatattttcaggattgtcacatccataacgaaacatattcctcataaatgggcacatgaaaataaagtacgtattttatgttctgtgaagaggcatcccttctgcATTTGTTTGGTataattgcttcaggtttggATTTTAATTCACACAAATTTTGTTGTCTTCCAAAAGccattttttgtcacatccataacgcatgtttatttcccttttttaaaataggaaacttgtgcatagactgatatttttctaatGCTTAAACTCtgtcaacaagggtttagtatattggtaacaatgtttttatgtcacatccataatgcaaaatgtcacatccataacactggaatTGCCCACTTTCATAGACTTGGAAATTCTAATGAGCCACAGCCTTAATTAGGAAGCCTATTCATGCGGCCAGAcgctgtttttgtttatttcccgTAAAAGGACAATATTTGTTTAGGTGGTGCAGGTCTCAGTTCTGCAGCTCAAAAATTTCCAAGACAGCCCTTGGGAAGAGGCGTTGGCCTTCTTTGGATCCATTTCAGAAAGTTGTTTATTGAAGAAAAGGGCAGTTTTGTGTTCTCTTGAGGGAGTGGCCGGTCTCGCTGTTTCAGTTTCCCCGCTCCTTTTCATCAGCTCCCGGGCTCTTTCAGCCCTAAACGTCTGCCAGGATCAGTGCGAGCAACTAGGAGAATGAGTTAGTGTTTCCGTGCTGGCCTTCAAAAGGTTAGCGCTTAAAACCAACAACGGCTGTCGGTCAGTGAACAACGTGGGTATTTGTGAGCTTAATGTTATTAAAAGGTGGTCCAAATAAACACCCTCGCCCAAggactctaaaaaaaaaaaaaaccagtTCCACTGACCAGAAAGAGCAGAATGCAGAGGAAAGAGTAATGGAAATTTTGTCTGTGATTTATATAATGtatgtgatgtgtttgttttgtgagcACGTAGTATTCGGGAATCGAACTCAGGGGAATGCGGCGCCTTGACGACGGTTTCGAAAACACCTACAGAATGCAGAGACACATAGCAGCATCTTTGACTTGGCAAGCAGGAGTCTGTCTTAAACAAGCTAGTTAATGCAAACCAGAGGCAGGTCATTTTGAACAACCTGCTTTCTCTCTCCAACAATGGAAATGTATCTTCCTCACTCAATCTGATTCTCCATAAAATAAACACTGTACACACAGCAGCACTCTTCCCAAGTATCATCTCCTTCATACTCCAAATCTCCACCTTCTCATTggctctctctcactttcaaaAGAGGCGTGTCCGTCTTGCGTAATCTAACACCTGCCCCATTGAGGCGTGTTGCTGTAACTGGCTAAACAGCCTGGACCTGTGAGAGAATTAGCACACATCCCTCTTTGAGGAAAGCAGAGTAGCTCTTCTACACGTTTCTGCTTCCTACTTCAGCTCTCACACACCTGATACAGACAGAGGAGAGGGAGAAAAAGATAAAACTAGAAAAGAGATGAGATTGGACAGAAAATAATTAACGGGAGCTATCAGAATTCAGATCCATATCCATGCTGATCCAAAGCAGGTGAAAGCGGTCCCTCTCTTTGTCGGCTGTGTGTCGGATATGTCCGTGGAGAATGTCGGCAGCGGTGGAGACGTGGTGGATGGTAAACCATACCCTTGTGAGGCTCAGAGCCAGGATGGGATTGTTTTGGTCCAGATGGCTGGTCTTTCCATTCATATGTTTGCACCAGCAGACTTTAAAGGGAAATTCAGGAAGATCCAACCAAGAAAAAGACCCACCATTCCCATCATCACAGAAGGTACTGCTCAAGGTTGTGTTTTGTTAGTCAGACACACAGACATTTGCTTTTGTGATGTGTTATGACATGAGTCGAGTGATTTATTGTGATTCGTCTTTAATGTGCCGCCAGGAGGTAAACACCTATCCTTACCTCACACATAACACTTCAGGCTCATGTTTCTGGAATTTTGTAACCTATTTGTAGTGAACAGTCAGTCCATcggcagccttcaatttgctcATTTTGCGAAACTCTGACACAACGCTATGATGTCATTGTGCTGTGATTCTGATAGCCTTAAGGTAGAGATCATTGAGGGGCTGGCTGATTTCATTGAAACTCGCTGGTTCTGGTTTCACACTAGTTTCATGTACTTAGTTCCTGGTTTTGAGAAACTGGTTTAAGATCAGCTTTAAAATCCCCAAAGATAAAGATAGCTATCTAAAGCTTGATCTGTAGAG
This genomic interval carries:
- the rxfp2a gene encoding relaxin receptor 2a isoform X2, whose product is MLLQYRRERNRDRGLIMKFFRYPSNALLELIIIILLIPNSRLETEASMMASGALAEGCPLGQFPCGNLSVCLPQVLQCNGHRDCKNGAEEEHCGDNSGWADIFDRTIKKAETQDLPNDCFLQQYPENCICRLKTEVECVDVNLHAVPVLSSNVTWLSLKSNRIRKLDDYIFSKYTQLQRLFLQNNLIHVVSNRAFSGLINLTKLFLSKNYITYLGPGVFRDLHKLDWLVLDHNPVKSITQDTFNGLRTLTFLSMVNTSLMWLPDSSLCQHMPLLSWLDLAENYVELLNYSTLTTCTALTVLSLHDNQLMTLPEDMFNSLGSLVELDLSCNRISDLPHDTFKSLKSLYKLNISHNPSLHIHASHFVHLIQLQSLSLEGIEIPDIQTKMFLPMGNMSHIYFKDFQYCSYAPHVRKCKPNTDGISSVEDLLASLVLRVSVWVMAFITCLGNLFVIGMRSFIRAENNLHAACIKVLCFADCLMGVYLFFLGVFDVKFRGEYNRNALIWMDSMECRTIGFLAMLSSEVSVLLLTYLTLEKFLVIVFPFIHLRPGKMQTGLVLAFIWILGFVIAAVPLLNEDLFGNYYGRNGVCFPLHSDRLEKPTAKAYSTGIFLGLNLVAFLVIVVSYSSMFCSIYKTGINATDVRSRLHKDVAVANRFFFIVFSDALCWIPIFLVKTLSLLKVEIPGTINSWVVIFILPINSALNPILYTLTTSFFREQVEVLLCRWQRRSASKKDRKSLTSSTIYVETPRNAEYPAKMTVQWSSLADMDNQYG
- the rxfp2a gene encoding relaxin receptor 2a isoform X1, whose translation is MLLQYRRERNRDRGLIMKFFRYPSNALLELIIIILLIPNSRLETEAASMMASGALAEGCPLGQFPCGNLSVCLPQVLQCNGHRDCKNGAEEEHCGDNSGWADIFDRTIKKAETQDLPNDCFLQQYPENCICRLKTEVECVDVNLHAVPVLSSNVTWLSLKSNRIRKLDDYIFSKYTQLQRLFLQNNLIHVVSNRAFSGLINLTKLFLSKNYITYLGPGVFRDLHKLDWLVLDHNPVKSITQDTFNGLRTLTFLSMVNTSLMWLPDSSLCQHMPLLSWLDLAENYVELLNYSTLTTCTALTVLSLHDNQLMTLPEDMFNSLGSLVELDLSCNRISDLPHDTFKSLKSLYKLNISHNPSLHIHASHFVHLIQLQSLSLEGIEIPDIQTKMFLPMGNMSHIYFKDFQYCSYAPHVRKCKPNTDGISSVEDLLASLVLRVSVWVMAFITCLGNLFVIGMRSFIRAENNLHAACIKVLCFADCLMGVYLFFLGVFDVKFRGEYNRNALIWMDSMECRTIGFLAMLSSEVSVLLLTYLTLEKFLVIVFPFIHLRPGKMQTGLVLAFIWILGFVIAAVPLLNEDLFGNYYGRNGVCFPLHSDRLEKPTAKAYSTGIFLGLNLVAFLVIVVSYSSMFCSIYKTGINATDVRSRLHKDVAVANRFFFIVFSDALCWIPIFLVKTLSLLKVEIPGTINSWVVIFILPINSALNPILYTLTTSFFREQVEVLLCRWQRRSASKKDRKSLTSSTIYVETPRNAEYPAKMTVQWSSLADMDNQYG